One window of Lytechinus variegatus isolate NC3 chromosome 2, Lvar_3.0, whole genome shotgun sequence genomic DNA carries:
- the LOC121406809 gene encoding uncharacterized protein LOC121406809: MDPSKVAELIDVKMSQSQNNLLSELDNLISSRLNNFQQSFGETQKILNDAQVAKIREMHSDDYKFQRRGNEEQHKVNVKIHRKLVEANHYLEGSQDRPSAVSDAKEKIVEGIDIIEKRQKLIKMADKSPLGWKLVDEYEQNTLADDSDDEKRMFKAEARAERKAKKSKKPERRRYFPYSGYRASPWKSHPGSQKEQGPSTSSYTSYTPFGRTTPEERKKPGICFSCGKPGHWKVDCPSIRGSRSDQISESKFFVEHNKIVSESSSQKEIEGISEIVQVKNTKLYEEAEGQDTELVDSREENVSPVGKLKENASAWAEFGASKEILDVIQNGYKLPLHTLPDDRELTNNISARNHSNFVQEEIGNLLKRGCVSEVQFKPSVVNPLTVSENKGKLRLVLDCRHVNPHLYKNKFKYEDASVARDIFEQGDNVFTFDLKSAYHHVEIFEEHRKYLGFCWEFHGQKRYFVFNVLPFGISTAGYIFTKLTRVPVTYWRSQGKKVVMFLDDGIAGCSDMKVANEMSRQIKADLNKLGFVLAETKCDWFPQNKATWLGMYWDFHEGDVYITETRMQKCKKSIEDVLTKIQKGKYIIPVRTLASVAGQIISMQPAIGTIVQLKSKEIFKCINNRASWNAPVLVTGEAVTELLFWYKHLDRLNGVSISRVKSCNCCLFTDASGTGFGAYVSEIPDLEVVGSWTDSEMKYSSSWREIEALNRALKSVGPCLEGQDIRCYTDNKNVTSIVQRGSKNVQLQEIAIEIHDTCDLYGLGIDMVWIPREMNVMADSLSRISDSDDWSISHDVFQYLNQIWGPHVVDRFSCDYNAKCSRFNSRWGCPSTGVDAFKQSWANEINWWVPPPRLAARAIGKIVKERAEGTLIVPVWESAPF; encoded by the coding sequence ATGGATCCGTCGAAAGTCGCAGAGTTAATTGATGTCAAGATGAGTCAGTCTCAGAACAATCTTCTATCCGAACTAGATAATTTAATTTCAAGCAGACTTAACAATTTTCAACAATCATTTGGAGAAACCCAGAAGATACTGAACGACGCCCAGGTCGCGAAGATTCGGGAAATGCATTCCGACGACTATAAATTCCAGAGGAGAGGAAATGAAGAACAGCACAAGGTCAACGTTAAGATTCATAGAAAACTCGTGGAAGCCAATCATTACCTCGAGGGATCTCAGGACAGGCCATCAGCAGTTTCAGATGCTAAGGAAAAGATAGTCGAAGGTATAGACATCATAGAAAAACGACAAAAGCTCATCAAAATGGCCGACAAGTCGCCGTTGGGATGGAAACTTGTCGATGAGTACGAGCAGAATACTTTAGCCGACGACTCAGACGATGAAAAACGCATGTTCAAAGCCGAGGCGAGGGCGGAAAGAAAAGCGAAGAAATCTAAGAAGCCAGAAAGGAGGCGTTACTTCCCTTATAGCGGATATCGAGCTTCGCCATGGAAGAGCCACCCAGGTTCCCAGAAAGAACAAGGCCCCTCCACATCTAGCTACACATCATATACCCCCTTCGGTCGTACGACACCAGAAGAACGCAAGAAGCCCGGGATCTGTTTTTCATGCGGAAAACCAGGCCACTGGAAGGTGGATTGTCCGTCCATCAGAGGAAGCCGTTCAGATCAGATAAGTGAATCTAAGTTTTTTGTTGAGCATAACAAGATAGTATCTGAGAGTTCATCCCAAAAAGAAATAGAAGGGATATCTGAAATTGTACAAGTTAAAAATACAAAGTTGTATGAAGAAGCTGAGGGTCAAGATACTGAGTTGGTAGACTCGAGAGAGGAGAATGTTTCTCCTGTTGGAAAGTTGAAAGAAAATGCTAGTGCATGGGCCGAATTCGGTGCTAGCAAAGAGATTTTAGACGTGATCCAGAACGGTTACAAATTGCCTTTACACACGTTGCCTGATGATAGAGAACTCACTAATAACATATCCGCACGTAACCATTCAAATTTCGTACAGGAAGAAATCGGGAATTTGTTAAAAAGAGGTTGTGTTTCAGAAGTACAATTTAAGCCATCAGTGGTTAACCCCTTAACCGTTTCTGAAAACAAGGGAAAACTTAGATTAGTGTTAGACTGCAGACATGTCAATCCACATTTGTACAAGAACAAATTTAAGTATGAAGATGCCTCGGTTGCTAGGGATATTTTTGAGCAAGGGGATAACGTTTTCACATTCGATCTTAAATCAGCATACCATCATGTGGAGATTTTTGAAGAACATAGGAAATATTTAGGTTTTTGTTGGGAGTTCCATGGTCAGAAGAGATACTTTGTCTTTAATGTTTTACCCTTCGGTATATCTACTGCTGGTTACATCTTCACAAAATTAACCAGAGTACCAGTTACTTATTGGAGGTCACAAGGAAAGAAGGTTGTCATGTTCTTAGACGATGGGATTGCTGGTTGTAGTGACATGAAAGTTGCAAACGAAATGAGCAGACAAATCAAGGCCGATCTAAATAAGCTGGGATTTGTATTAGCTGAGACCAAGTGCGATTGGTTTCCCCAGAATAAAGCGACATGGCTAGGTATGTATTGGGATTTTCACGAGGGAGATGTTTACATCACAGAAACAAGGAtgcaaaaatgcaaaaagtcAATTGAAGATGTCTTAACAAAAAtccaaaaaggaaaatatataataccaGTTCGAACTTTGGCCAGCGTAGCAGGCCAGATAATTTCTATGCAACCGGCAATTGGTACAATAGTTCAattgaaatcaaaagaaatatttaagTGCATCAATAACCGAGCCTCTTGGAACGCCCCCGTATTAGTTACAGGAGAAGCGGTTACAGAATTATTGTTCTGGTATAAACACTTAGACAGGCTTAACGGTGTATCAATTTCACGAGTAAAGTCATGTAATTGCTGTTTATTCACCGATGCGTCGGGCACTGGATTCGGGGCGTATGTTAGTGAAATACCAGACCTGGAAGTGGTCGGTTCATGGACAGACTCCGAAATGAAATATAGTTCCTCATGGAGAGAAATCGAAGCGTTAAATAGAGCTCTGAAATCAGTCGGTCCGTGTCTGGAAGGGCAGGATATTCGTTGTTACACAGACAACAAAAACGTTACTAGCATAGTTCAGAGAGGCAGTAAGAATGTACAACTGCAAGAGATAGCAATCGAGATACATGATACATGCGATCTTTATGGATTGGGCATAGATATGGTTTGGATTCCAAGAGAAATGAATGTTATGGCAGACAGTCTTAGTAGAATATCAGACAGTGATGACTGGAGCATTAGCCATGATGTATTTCAATATCTGAACCAAATATGGGGACCACATGTGGTCGACAGATTTTCATGTGATTACAATGCAAAATGCAGTCGATTTAATTCGAGATGGGGATGCCCCAGTACAGGTGTTGATGCTTTCAAACAGTCCTGGGCTAATGAAATCAATTGGTGGGTCCCTCCACCTCGTTTAGCTGCCAGAGCAATTGGAAAAATAGTGAAAGAAAGGGCAGAGGGTACCTTAATTGTTCCTGTGTGGGAATCTGCTCCATTCTGA
- the LOC121408098 gene encoding neurotrypsin-like isoform X1, which translates to MSANTTSTQPLIKLLYHLKLACLLVLVSFSPWKNGIPCTSSAAARMSTTCTTVIAVTLALGTAYTTSTGGAGVQCSTVASVEGRLYELRLVGSNATNEGLLQVFMNNRWGWVYSYTDALHVHWRLGEVACHQMGYEEYSNTGISVDESVKQQPVPWLMARVKCSGYESRLVDCGHINFTSTLVPGEQRLHVPLKCIKAPALQNDTLLVQLNGTFSSGILQVKKSPYPGWLPFCGFDLDMIAGHVICRQLGHTHANNIIRMNLMSTLISTPVITSVVCEGFEKFLSECSVMLKPSSSTCNGIHIDFKIYCSDTPLLPLGSLRLVSSSQSSTKGRIEIYGNQSRWGTICDDYWTDKAATVACRQMRLGSIGISHGNAFYGSGEGPILLDDVQCNGDEERLLQCDTSPLGEHNCIHAEDAGVECFDHMPTVAPNKGMKIH; encoded by the exons ATGTCTGCAAACACCACATCCACCCAGCCATTGATTAAATTACTCTATCATCTTAAGCTTGCATGCCTGCTTGTCTTGGTGAGCTTTTCACCTTGGAAGAATGGAATACCATGCACCTCGTCAGCAGCAGCTAGGAtgtcaactacatgtactactgtcATAGCAGTCACATTGGCATTAGGAACAGCGTATACTACATCCACTGGGGGTGCTGGTGTGCAGTGCTCAACGGTAGCCAGTGTTGAAG GTAGGCTGTATGAGTTGCGTCTTGTTGGAAGCAATGCCACCAACGAAGGCCTCCTTCAAGTATTTATGAACAACAGATGGGGCTGGGTGTACAGCTATACTGatgctttacatgtacattggagATTGGGCGAGGTTGCATGCCATCAAATGGGATATGAGGAATATAGTAATACAGG GATTTCGGTTGATGAAAGCGTGAAGCAGCAACCTGTGCCCTGGTTGATGGCGAGAGTTAAATGTTCAGGATATGAATCAAGATTGGTAGATTGTGGACATATCAATTTTACCAGCACTCTTGTACCAGGGGAGCAGAGACTTCATGTTCCATTGAAATGTATCAAGGCACCTGCATTACAAAATGATACTCTGCTAG TCCAGTTGAATGGAACATTCAGCTCTGGCATTCTGCAAGTAAAGAAATCTCCCTATCCAGGATGGCTCCCTTTTTGTGGGTTTGATTTAGACATGATAGCAGGTCATGTAATCTGTCGTCAATTAGGCCACACCCATGCTAACAACATCATCCGCATGAACCTCATGTCTACTCTTATCTCTACTCCTGTGATAACATCTGTAGTCTGTGAAGGGTTTGAGAAGTTTCTatcagaatgttcagtgatgctaaAACCATCTTCTTCAACCTGTAATGGAATACATATTGACTTTAAGATATATTGTAGTGATACACCACTGCTTCCTTTGG GATCATTACGTTTAGTATCATCAAGCCAGTCTTCAACCAAAGGACGTATTGAGATCTATGGCAATCAATCTAGATGGGGGACTATCTGTGATGATTACTGGACAGATAAAGCTGCTACAGTTGCATGTAGACAGATGAGGTTGGGCAGCATTGGTATTTCTCATGGCAACGCATTCTATGGCAGTGGGGAAGGACCCATCTTATTAGATGATGTACAATGCAATGGTGATGAAGAGAGGTTGCTACAGTGTGATACATCACCACTGGGGGAACATAACTGTATTCATGCAGAGGATGCTGGTGTGGAGTGCTTTGATCATATGCCTACAGTAGCTCCAAATAAAGGTATGAAAATACATTGA
- the LOC121408098 gene encoding deleted in malignant brain tumors 1 protein-like isoform X2, whose product MSANTTSTQPLIKLLYHLKLACLLVLVSFSPWKNGIPCTSSAAARMSTTCTTVIAVTLALGTAYTTSTGGAGVQCSTVASVEGRLYELRLVGSNATNEGLLQVFMNNRWGWVYSYTDALHVHWRLGEVACHQMGYEEYSNTGISVDESVKQQPVPWLMARVKCSGYESRLVDCGHINFTSTLVPGEQRLHVPLKCIKAPALQNDTLLGSLRLVSSSQSSTKGRIEIYGNQSRWGTICDDYWTDKAATVACRQMRLGSIGISHGNAFYGSGEGPILLDDVQCNGDEERLLQCDTSPLGEHNCIHAEDAGVECFDHMPTVAPNKGMKIH is encoded by the exons ATGTCTGCAAACACCACATCCACCCAGCCATTGATTAAATTACTCTATCATCTTAAGCTTGCATGCCTGCTTGTCTTGGTGAGCTTTTCACCTTGGAAGAATGGAATACCATGCACCTCGTCAGCAGCAGCTAGGAtgtcaactacatgtactactgtcATAGCAGTCACATTGGCATTAGGAACAGCGTATACTACATCCACTGGGGGTGCTGGTGTGCAGTGCTCAACGGTAGCCAGTGTTGAAG GTAGGCTGTATGAGTTGCGTCTTGTTGGAAGCAATGCCACCAACGAAGGCCTCCTTCAAGTATTTATGAACAACAGATGGGGCTGGGTGTACAGCTATACTGatgctttacatgtacattggagATTGGGCGAGGTTGCATGCCATCAAATGGGATATGAGGAATATAGTAATACAGG GATTTCGGTTGATGAAAGCGTGAAGCAGCAACCTGTGCCCTGGTTGATGGCGAGAGTTAAATGTTCAGGATATGAATCAAGATTGGTAGATTGTGGACATATCAATTTTACCAGCACTCTTGTACCAGGGGAGCAGAGACTTCATGTTCCATTGAAATGTATCAAGGCACCTGCATTACAAAATGATACTCTGCTAG GATCATTACGTTTAGTATCATCAAGCCAGTCTTCAACCAAAGGACGTATTGAGATCTATGGCAATCAATCTAGATGGGGGACTATCTGTGATGATTACTGGACAGATAAAGCTGCTACAGTTGCATGTAGACAGATGAGGTTGGGCAGCATTGGTATTTCTCATGGCAACGCATTCTATGGCAGTGGGGAAGGACCCATCTTATTAGATGATGTACAATGCAATGGTGATGAAGAGAGGTTGCTACAGTGTGATACATCACCACTGGGGGAACATAACTGTATTCATGCAGAGGATGCTGGTGTGGAGTGCTTTGATCATATGCCTACAGTAGCTCCAAATAAAGGTATGAAAATACATTGA